In the Cucurbita pepo subsp. pepo cultivar mu-cu-16 chromosome LG17, ASM280686v2, whole genome shotgun sequence genome, tttttagtgtTAACTTTCTTGGTGGATAAgtaaataaaaccaaatttaaaatttggtcGAAATGAatgagtttttgaaaatttttaccaattttatgttaaaattgatggttttattaaaaataaattaattttgtttttttttttttcttttttctctcgaGTTAttccaaatataataaatttattattgagcAAAATTACATGGCTCTTATTGGGCTGGCACATAAATCTCCAAAAGGGCCGAAATTTCAAGCAAAAGCCCAATCGTCAATTTTCAAAGCCCAGGCATACAATTGGGATTTGTTCGGTAATTGGCGATTTGGGCTCGACGAAGGGTTTTTGTCGCCGTCGTCGAGGGGTTTCTGGTTCCGGCCAAATTCTGAAGCTTCTTCTCAATGAAAATGTATGCTCTGAATCTTCACTCTTTCTGTAATTTTTGCAATCTTGTTCCAACTACTTGATTCTGCGATTGAACAGAGGTTTCAATTTACTGTCGCTAACAGTTTGATCGGAACTGTCGTTTGCAGATTAGAGGCAAACGCAGGCCCTCTTACTAATTTCGAGGTTCTCGACTTTCTAAGATCAAAGGGAGCAGCTAAGGATCCCACTAGGGTTCTTGCGAAAGTGGTACCATCCGAGTACAAGGTTATATTTCTATTTCCTTCTTCTGTGCTGGCCTACGAGTTCTTATGTTGCAAGTTTCGATTGgatctttttttgtttttgtttttaggttTATGATTATTTGAATCAAACTCCTGCTTCTTATCAAACAAGAGAAGCTATTCTTGAGTTTGTTGACAAGTCCAAAAAGTATGATCTAGCGAAAGCTGAAATTCTGAATATCGTTAACTTGGGGCCGATTACTCCGGTTGAGATATTTCCGGTAATTTCTCCCTCTCTTTCCTCCTTTCATTACATGAATTCTTCATACTTTATGCTATGTTTTTTGTATGTGATCTCTGTTCTAAACTCATCTTCGATTTTCCCATATTCAATGaggccttttcttttaatttgtgCCTTCCAACTTTTTCTTGAAGAACCTACGTTTAAGAAGTCGAGGAGCTGTGAATTCCTGTAGAAATTTTAGAGGACTGATGAGATATACTATTTCAGCCATGTTCATATGACGCCttctttttgcatttttaatgtttagaACAGATTTACGTAGTCTTGGTTGCTTTTCACTTCTCTGTTGACATTATAAAAGCTTAAGATTCCTCTAGCTATGGAGCACATTTGTCTGAGTATTGAGAACTTGATCGAAGTAGATGTCAGAAATTGTAGCTAAAATTCAACTGTAGATCTCAATCAATTAGTCTGAAGTTCTGTAAAGACTTGGGGGTGGTCGGAAGGATTCCTTATACAGCATTCTGCTTTTTTGGACAAAAGTTCTACTCATTCACAAATAGTCTAGTCTGTAGTTCTGTAAATACTTGGGGGtgatcttaatcaattatgctAAAATTCTTACCTCTGAGTACAAATGTTCTGCTTCTTGTATTATACTTATGGCCCATTCGATTACATCTCCAAGAGGTTTTGCCCACCTCAAGTCTTGATCCGGAAGACAAAAAGAGCTTTTTTAGTTGTTAAGTTTTGTTCTTGAGACTTAAATATATGTTCAAACATTCTAAACTCTTGTCAACTACTACTGGGCCATTCTTGGAAAGTAAGGTTGTTTTTCAAATAGATCCCAAACCAAATTCTCGTCTTCTTGTGTTTTGTTTGATCATGATTCTTTTCCTCTGCTGGGATGCTTTGTTTTGGTGTTCATGTAAGAACCTGGACGAAGGAAATGAAAACATTTGGATAAGTGGTTGGATTGAGATGCAGATTAATTGGGGTTAATTCCTTTTGTTTCTAGATTATAGAAGAAAGTGATGTTCGTATGGGAGATGATGGAATTCAAGAGCTTACGGAGATGGTGGAACAGGTGTTCCCCGCACCTCAATCAACATCCGAAGTAGCTCCAAAGGAATGTAAAGAGGCCGAAGCCATGGAGAAGGAGGAAGGAGTTGGGGGTGCCGATGAAGAAACCATGGTAACAACTTGAACCCATTTCAAAACTTAGGCGAATGTCTGTAGATTAAGCCTAAATTTGCTGCCTCAGTTCAAAAAGAGCTTCCACAAGGTTGGCCTGTAAACGATAAACCCAAAAAGACATGGCTCTGTACTGCATCTTCAAGCCTTAACTCGACTATTCATAATGTGTAGACAAGGGTTTTAGGTGAAAAAGATAGAAACTGAGAGGGACAGTTCCCAAAAATAGAATGAGAAATCAAAGTTAAAGAAAGCTTTTGAGTGGTAAACAACGAAAATAGCTGGGCTTCTTTTCATCACTATTCTTCTGTTTGTTAAATATACCCTAATATTTTAGACATGGAAGAAGAAGCCgagattttcttttccctaGGGTACTCCCCATCTCCTTACAAAGCAACAGCAGAAGCAGCACATGCTCCCGACACTGAATTACTGACAGCAACATTACATACTCTCATAATTTTAGCGTCATATCATACATACTAGATATTATCTTATGCATCAGACCCCCTATACTtcatattctcttttctttccctcttccccatataatgatatgaattttttgattaaattacaattctAGATTTGTTGCTGAGCTTCTTTTGAGATTATAGTCCatgattgatttttgtttcgttttagtagtaaaaaaaatgaaagccaGAACACATCTTACACAGTAGTTGGCATTCTGAACATATACCAATTAGTTTGGGTATATACTCTTGATCCAGAAGTCATTGAAAGtagttttactttttgttaCAGTCCACTTTGTTCCTTTACGTatcatcatcagcctcacagttttaaaatactatgttggggagaggtttccacacccttataaggaatgtccCGTTCCCTACTCCaaatgatgtgggatctcacaatccacctcccatATGGGCcaacgtctttgctggcacatcgtccgatgtctggctatgataccatttgtaacagcctaagcccaccgctagtagatattgtccgttttagtcCGTTACGTTTTGTAGTCAACCtcttttaaaacgcgtctgctaggggagtttttcacacccttataagaaatacttcgttctcctcttcaactgatgtaggatcttacACTTTCAAATTAATAGTATAAACACAAAAGCCAGACAAATCATCGGTTGTTTACTTTTGAAGTTGCAGTGATTTGGAGAATTTTCTTTGAGGAACTCAGAACACATTTGTCtggtgaaa is a window encoding:
- the LOC111778202 gene encoding DNA-directed RNA polymerase III subunit RPC9-like, with amino-acid sequence MKILEANAGPLTNFEVLDFLRSKGAAKDPTRVLAKVVPSEYKVYDYLNQTPASYQTREAILEFVDKSKKYDLAKAEILNIVNLGPITPVEIFPIIEESDVRMGDDGIQELTEMVEQVFPAPQSTSEVAPKECKEAEAMEKEEGVGGADEETMVTT